In Clarias gariepinus isolate MV-2021 ecotype Netherlands chromosome 1, CGAR_prim_01v2, whole genome shotgun sequence, one DNA window encodes the following:
- the ostc gene encoding oligosaccharyltransferase complex subunit ostc: METLVSLPFAVLECPNIKLKKPSWLHMPSAMTVYAVVIVSYFLITGGIIYDVIVEPPSVGSMTDEHGHQRPVAFLAYRVNGQYIMEGLASSFLFTMGGLGFIILDRSNAPNIPKLNRFLLLFIGFVSVLLSFFMARVFMRMKLPGYLMG, encoded by the exons ATGGAGACTTTAGTCAGCCTGCCGTTTGCGGTGTTGGAATGTCCGAACATCAAGCTGAAGAAGCCGTCCTGGCTGCACATGCCCTCCGCCATGACCGTGTACGCCGTGGTGATTGTGTCCTACTTTCTCATCACtgggg gTATAATCTATGATGTCATCGTTGAGCCGCCCAGCGTGGGCTCAATGACTGATGAACATGGTCACCAGAGACCTGTGGCATTTTTGGCTTACAG agtgaaTGGGCAGTACATCATGGAGGGTCTGGCATCCAGCTTCCTCTTTACCATGGGTGGTCTTGGCTTCATCATTCTGGACCGCTCCAATGCTCCGAACATTCCGAAACTCAACCGCTTCTTGCTCCTCTTTATTGGCTTTGTAAGCGTGCTACTCAGCTTCTTCATGGCCCGAGTGTTCATGAGAATGAAGTTGCC TGGATATCTCATGGGTTAA